Proteins co-encoded in one Methylobacterium sp. WL1 genomic window:
- a CDS encoding glycosyltransferase family 4 protein, with the protein MIRVAQVAPNIFPVPPNHHGGTERVVHDLSTALRSLGVEITLFASSDSATDLPRVGDYPSLAALEQRHGGVAPGVPAVLDALQLEALRLRLPDFDIVHCHGEFAHAALLGAARTRSLTTVHWRVDELDRALFFAGFPDLPVAAISAAQESGIPASNRAGIVHHGIDRDRYAFRAEPEAHVAFVGRMTDQKRPDTAIRVARAAGMPIRLGGTVDVGNPAYFDRQVRPLLGPDATYLGPVDDAQKGSLLGSARALLFPIDWPEPFGLVMIEAMACGTPVVAWNRGSVPEIVEDGVTGFIVESEAQAVKAMRRVASLDRAHIRRTFEERFTAERMARDYLALYRRLLAR; encoded by the coding sequence GTGATCCGTGTTGCCCAAGTCGCGCCGAACATTTTTCCCGTTCCCCCAAACCATCACGGCGGCACCGAGCGGGTTGTGCACGATCTCAGCACGGCGCTTCGAAGCTTGGGCGTGGAAATAACGTTATTTGCCTCCTCGGACAGTGCGACAGACTTACCCCGTGTCGGCGATTACCCGAGCCTCGCGGCCCTGGAACAACGCCACGGCGGGGTCGCGCCCGGGGTTCCGGCGGTGCTCGACGCGCTGCAGCTGGAGGCGCTGCGGCTGCGGCTGCCCGATTTCGACATCGTGCATTGCCACGGCGAGTTCGCGCACGCGGCGCTGCTCGGCGCGGCCCGAACGCGCAGCCTGACCACGGTGCATTGGCGGGTGGACGAGCTCGACCGGGCGCTGTTTTTCGCCGGCTTCCCCGATCTTCCGGTGGCGGCGATCTCGGCCGCGCAGGAATCCGGCATCCCGGCGTCCAACCGCGCCGGGATCGTGCATCACGGCATCGATCGGGACCGCTACGCTTTCCGGGCCGAGCCGGAGGCGCATGTCGCCTTCGTGGGCCGGATGACCGACCAGAAGCGCCCGGACACCGCGATCCGCGTCGCCCGGGCGGCCGGGATGCCGATCCGTCTCGGCGGCACCGTCGATGTCGGCAACCCCGCCTATTTCGACCGCCAGGTCCGCCCGCTGCTCGGGCCCGACGCGACCTATCTCGGGCCGGTGGACGATGCCCAGAAGGGTTCGCTCCTGGGTAGCGCCCGGGCGCTGCTGTTCCCGATCGACTGGCCCGAGCCGTTCGGGCTGGTGATGATCGAGGCGATGGCCTGCGGCACCCCGGTGGTGGCCTGGAACCGCGGATCGGTCCCGGAGATCGTCGAAGACGGCGTGACGGGGTTCATCGTCGAGTCCGAGGCGCAGGCCGTGAAGGCTATGCGAAGAGTCGCCAGCCTCGACCGAGCGCACATTCGAAGAACCTTCGAAGAACGCTTCACCGCCGAGCGCATGGCACGCGATTACCTCGCACTCTACCGTCGCCTGCTCGCCCGCTGA
- a CDS encoding fumarylacetoacetate hydrolase family protein — MLSVIQNPPRIALPIAGSTDLFPVRRVYCVGRNYAAHAREMGADPDREPPFFFMKPADALQIVGAEPTPHTYPPQTQNYHFEVELVAALSGGGSDIPTETALDQVYGYAIGLDMTRRDLQDEAKKLSRPWDLGKAADGSGPIGPLFPASAIGHPAKGAITLSVDGAIRQTGDLADMIWSVAEQVAYLSRYFTLQPGDLIFTGTPSGVGPVRRGERMVAAIAGLGEMTLDVV; from the coding sequence ATGCTCTCCGTCATCCAGAATCCCCCCCGGATCGCCCTGCCGATCGCCGGCAGCACCGACCTGTTCCCCGTGCGCCGCGTCTACTGCGTCGGCCGCAACTACGCCGCCCATGCCCGCGAGATGGGCGCCGACCCGGACCGGGAGCCGCCGTTCTTCTTCATGAAGCCGGCCGACGCCCTGCAGATCGTCGGCGCCGAGCCGACGCCGCACACCTATCCGCCCCAGACGCAGAACTACCATTTCGAGGTCGAGCTCGTGGCCGCGCTCTCCGGCGGCGGCAGCGACATCCCGACCGAGACCGCCCTCGACCAGGTCTACGGCTACGCGATCGGCCTCGACATGACCCGGCGCGACCTTCAGGACGAGGCCAAGAAGCTGTCGCGGCCCTGGGACCTCGGCAAGGCGGCCGACGGCTCCGGCCCGATCGGTCCGCTGTTTCCGGCCTCGGCGATCGGCCATCCGGCCAAGGGCGCGATCACGCTCTCGGTGGACGGCGCGATCCGCCAGACGGGCGACCTCGCCGACATGATCTGGTCGGTCGCCGAGCAGGTCGCCTACCTGTCGCGCTACTTCACCCTGCAGCCCGGCGACCTGATCTTCACCGGCACGCCGTCGGGCGTCGGCCCGGTCCGGCGCGGCGAGCGCATGGTCGCGGCGATCGCCGGCCTTGGCGAGATGACCCTCGACGTCGTGTGA
- a CDS encoding galactosyltransferase-related protein, translated as MSTVSVVTLAKGRPAHLRNVLRGLERQTQAPAEFIVAVMQDELYDLPETSFPVRQIRVSGHELPLAAARNRGVGAATGEGIVFLDVDCIPAPDLVADYARGLAELDGLLMGEVLHLPERATAGAWRYADLAASAERHSDRRGPPASGIEMCNDYRCFWSLNFAIRRATFLALGGFDERYAGYGGEDTDFGKILDQSGTPIAWIKGALAYHQYHPHHMPPVHHLDSVVRNAELFEAKWGYRTMGHWLYAFRVMGLIDDTPDQPIRILRRPDADDLALTGQQSHQPYTNSASVIRYLESRVGAAATA; from the coding sequence ATGTCCACCGTTTCCGTCGTGACCCTGGCCAAGGGCCGGCCGGCGCATCTGCGCAACGTGCTGCGCGGCCTGGAGCGCCAGACGCAGGCCCCCGCCGAATTCATCGTCGCGGTGATGCAGGACGAGCTCTACGACCTGCCCGAGACGTCGTTTCCGGTGCGCCAGATCCGGGTTTCCGGACATGAGCTGCCGCTCGCGGCCGCGCGCAACCGCGGCGTGGGCGCGGCCACCGGCGAGGGCATCGTCTTCCTGGACGTGGACTGCATCCCGGCCCCCGACCTCGTGGCCGATTACGCGCGCGGGCTCGCCGAGCTCGACGGCCTGCTGATGGGCGAGGTCCTGCACCTGCCCGAGCGCGCCACCGCGGGCGCCTGGCGCTACGCCGACCTGGCGGCGAGCGCGGAGCGGCATTCCGACCGTCGCGGACCGCCGGCTTCCGGCATCGAGATGTGCAACGATTACCGCTGCTTCTGGTCGCTCAACTTCGCGATCCGGCGGGCCACCTTCCTGGCGCTCGGCGGCTTCGACGAGCGCTATGCCGGCTATGGCGGCGAGGACACCGATTTCGGCAAGATCCTCGACCAGAGCGGCACCCCGATCGCCTGGATCAAGGGCGCGCTGGCCTATCACCAGTACCACCCGCACCACATGCCCCCGGTCCACCACCTCGACAGCGTCGTGCGCAACGCCGAGCTGTTCGAGGCCAAGTGGGGCTACCGGACCATGGGCCACTGGCTCTACGCGTTCCGGGTCATGGGCCTGATCGACGACACGCCCGACCAGCCGATCCGGATCCTGCGCCGGCCCGACGCCGACGACCTCGCCCTGACCGGGCAGCAGAGCCACCAGCCCTACACAAACTCGGCGTCGGTCATCCGGTATCTGGAATCCCGGGTCGGCGCGGCGGCGACCGCGTGA
- a CDS encoding NUDIX domain-containing protein: MLLDRPLLRRLFHLGALASRGMTLGVRGVALDTRGRVALVRHTYVSGWHLPGGGVERGETAVAAMEREFREEAEIAAAAPLRLHGLYRNAGAAPRDHVAVFVLSAFTVLRDKTPDREIAAFGFFPVDALPEGTTRATAARLREIRQGLAPDPDW; the protein is encoded by the coding sequence ATGCTCCTCGACCGGCCGCTCCTCCGGCGCCTGTTCCACCTCGGGGCCCTCGCGTCCCGGGGCATGACGCTGGGCGTGCGCGGCGTCGCCCTCGATACGCGGGGACGGGTAGCCCTGGTCCGGCACACCTACGTCAGCGGCTGGCACCTGCCTGGCGGAGGCGTCGAGCGTGGCGAGACTGCGGTCGCCGCCATGGAGCGGGAATTTCGCGAGGAGGCTGAGATCGCCGCCGCTGCGCCCCTGCGCCTCCACGGGCTCTACCGGAACGCCGGGGCGGCGCCCCGGGACCACGTCGCTGTGTTCGTCCTATCGGCCTTCACGGTGCTGCGGGACAAGACCCCCGACCGCGAGATCGCCGCCTTCGGGTTCTTCCCGGTGGATGCGCTCCCCGAGGGCACCACCCGGGCGACCGCCGCGCGGCTCCGGGAGATCCGGCAGGGGCTCGCACCCGACCCGGATTGGTGA
- a CDS encoding O-acetylhomoserine aminocarboxypropyltransferase has translation MTDRLPGFNTLAIHAGAAPDASTGARATPIYQTTSFVFDDVDHAASLFGLQAFGNIYTRITNPTNAVLEERIAALEGGTAALAVASGHAAEFLTMHALMQPGDEFIASNKLYGGSINQFNHSYKNFGWSVAWADNDDPASFEAAITPRTKAIFCESIANPGGVITDIKALSDVAKKHNIPLVVDNTMATPYLIRPFEHGADIVVHSATKFLGGHGNSIGGLIVDGGSFQWAGDARYPMMSQPRPEYSGMVLAETFGNFGFAIACRVLGLRDLGPALSPFNAFLILNGIETLPLRMQRHSDNALVVAKHLAQHEAVSWVSYPGLETDRYHALAKRYTPNGAGAVFTFGLKGGYEAGVKLVSNLQLFSHLANIGDTRSLVIHPASTTHRQLTDDQKSAAGAGPEVVRLSIGLEDPADLIEDLDGALGA, from the coding sequence ATGACCGACCGCCTGCCCGGCTTCAACACGTTGGCGATCCATGCGGGCGCCGCCCCCGACGCGAGCACGGGCGCGCGGGCCACGCCCATCTACCAGACCACCAGCTTTGTGTTCGACGACGTCGATCACGCGGCCTCGCTGTTCGGGCTGCAGGCCTTCGGCAACATCTACACCCGGATCACCAACCCGACGAACGCCGTGCTGGAGGAGCGCATCGCGGCGCTGGAGGGGGGGACTGCGGCGCTCGCCGTGGCCTCGGGTCACGCCGCCGAGTTCCTCACCATGCACGCGCTGATGCAGCCGGGGGACGAGTTCATCGCCTCGAACAAGCTGTATGGCGGCTCGATCAACCAGTTCAATCACTCCTACAAGAACTTCGGCTGGTCGGTGGCGTGGGCCGACAACGACGACCCGGCCTCGTTCGAGGCGGCGATCACGCCGCGCACCAAGGCGATCTTCTGCGAGTCGATTGCCAACCCGGGCGGGGTCATCACCGACATCAAGGCGCTCTCGGACGTCGCGAAGAAGCACAACATCCCGCTGGTCGTCGACAACACCATGGCGACGCCGTACCTGATCCGACCGTTCGAGCACGGGGCCGACATCGTCGTGCATTCGGCCACCAAGTTCCTGGGCGGGCACGGCAATTCGATCGGCGGATTGATCGTCGACGGCGGCTCGTTCCAGTGGGCGGGGGACGCCCGCTACCCGATGATGAGCCAGCCCCGGCCGGAATATTCCGGCATGGTGCTCGCCGAAACCTTCGGCAATTTCGGCTTCGCCATCGCGTGCCGGGTGCTCGGCCTGCGCGATCTCGGCCCGGCCCTCTCGCCGTTCAATGCCTTCCTGATCCTGAACGGCATCGAGACCCTGCCCCTGCGGATGCAGCGCCATTCCGACAACGCCCTGGTGGTGGCCAAGCACCTGGCGCAGCACGAGGCCGTGTCCTGGGTCAGCTACCCGGGCCTGGAGACCGACCGCTACCACGCGCTGGCCAAGCGCTACACGCCCAACGGCGCCGGCGCGGTCTTCACCTTCGGCCTGAAGGGCGGCTACGAGGCCGGGGTGAAGCTGGTCTCGAACCTGCAGCTGTTCTCGCACCTGGCCAATATCGGCGACACGCGTTCGCTGGTGATCCACCCGGCCTCCACCACGCACCGCCAGCTCACCGACGACCAGAAATCCGCCGCCGGCGCCGGCCCTGAGGTGGTGCGGCTGTCGATCGGCCTGGAGGATCCGGCGGATCTGATCGAGGATCTGGACGGTGCGCTGGGGGCTTGA
- a CDS encoding galactosyltransferase-related protein, which produces MLPDIEPPEAVSPTPAPSVLTLVRGRAGCLRNLMRGLARQTVRPRELVIAWMQPEPAPGLPDPGCPVRHLHVPGEPMPLAAARNRAAEAAAGDLLVFLDVDCIPASGLVGAYAAAASGAGGLLLGEVLYLPPEAGPALDASDLDDSALDSLGRPHPARPPVPETGLRREPDPGQLWGLSFALPARAWRSVGGMDEGFTGYGGEETDFAARLAATGLPTDWVAGARAYHQHHPVHVPPLQHFAPILANAVRFHARHGRWCMTYWLDQFRAAGLIDWSEAAPVIRLIRKPTAPEVVASLRPGALFS; this is translated from the coding sequence ATGCTTCCTGACATTGAGCCTCCTGAGGCCGTATCGCCGACGCCCGCGCCGAGCGTGCTGACCCTCGTGCGCGGCCGGGCCGGATGCCTGCGCAACCTGATGCGCGGCCTCGCCCGGCAAACCGTGCGCCCGCGCGAGCTGGTGATCGCCTGGATGCAGCCCGAGCCCGCCCCCGGCCTGCCCGATCCCGGCTGCCCGGTGCGTCATCTCCACGTGCCGGGCGAGCCGATGCCGCTTGCCGCCGCGCGCAACCGCGCCGCCGAGGCCGCCGCCGGCGACCTGCTGGTCTTCCTCGACGTGGATTGCATCCCGGCCTCCGGCCTGGTCGGCGCCTACGCGGCGGCCGCCTCCGGCGCCGGGGGGCTGCTCCTCGGCGAGGTTCTGTACCTGCCGCCGGAAGCCGGGCCGGCGCTGGACGCGTCCGATCTCGACGACTCAGCCCTCGACAGCCTCGGCCGCCCCCACCCGGCACGGCCTCCGGTGCCGGAGACGGGGCTGCGCCGGGAGCCCGATCCCGGCCAGCTCTGGGGGCTGTCCTTCGCCCTGCCGGCTCGGGCCTGGCGCTCGGTCGGCGGCATGGACGAGGGCTTTACAGGTTATGGCGGCGAGGAGACCGACTTCGCCGCCCGCCTCGCCGCCACGGGCCTGCCGACCGACTGGGTCGCAGGGGCGCGTGCCTACCATCAGCACCACCCGGTCCACGTGCCGCCCCTGCAGCACTTCGCGCCGATCCTGGCCAACGCCGTCCGGTTCCACGCCCGCCACGGGCGCTGGTGCATGACGTACTGGCTCGACCAGTTCCGCGCCGCCGGGCTGATCGATTGGAGCGAGGCCGCCCCGGTAATCCGCCTGATCCGCAAGCCGACCGCCCCGGAGGTGGTCGCCTCCCTCCGTCCCGGCGCCCTGTTCTCATGA
- a CDS encoding glycosyltransferase translates to MRIALLAHIRHPVAPPFTGGMEAHSWHLAEGLAARGHDVVLFASGDSDPRFAIDAVVPEHHERVFPGLEHRGDPGLRASVDDGYAAACDRIAAGGFDVLHNNSLSRLPLERRRTAQVPTVTSLHVPPYDALRGFVHDSPGPGHRITVTSRAQGQAWWPEGAPPEVSVLHNGVDPAAWPFRERGDGSAVWSGRLAAIKGAHHAIAAARRAGIALTLYGPVEEPDYWADRIAPQLGGPIRYGGHLDGRALAAEIGRASVFLFTPCWDEPFGLVAIEAMACGLPVAGFAMGAAREVVGEAGCLAAAGDEAGLARAIGTALAIPRPIPQARVARLFTRDLWLDRCEALYAQARG, encoded by the coding sequence GTGAGGATTGCGCTCCTCGCTCATATCCGCCACCCGGTCGCGCCGCCCTTCACGGGGGGTATGGAGGCCCATAGCTGGCACCTCGCCGAGGGGCTGGCGGCCCGCGGCCACGACGTCGTGCTGTTCGCGTCCGGCGACAGCGATCCGCGCTTCGCGATCGACGCCGTGGTCCCGGAGCACCACGAGCGCGTCTTCCCGGGTCTCGAGCATCGCGGTGATCCGGGGCTGCGGGCTTCTGTCGATGACGGCTACGCCGCCGCCTGCGACCGGATCGCGGCGGGCGGGTTCGACGTGCTGCACAACAACAGCCTGAGCCGGCTGCCCCTGGAGCGCCGGCGGACCGCGCAGGTCCCCACCGTCACCTCCCTGCACGTGCCGCCCTACGACGCCCTGCGCGGGTTCGTTCACGACAGCCCTGGCCCGGGTCACCGGATCACCGTGACGTCGCGGGCGCAGGGGCAGGCCTGGTGGCCGGAGGGCGCACCGCCGGAGGTGTCGGTGCTGCATAACGGCGTCGACCCCGCGGCCTGGCCGTTCCGGGAGCGCGGCGACGGCAGCGCGGTCTGGTCCGGGCGGCTTGCGGCGATCAAGGGCGCCCACCACGCGATCGCGGCGGCCCGGCGCGCCGGCATCGCGCTGACGCTCTACGGCCCGGTCGAAGAGCCGGATTACTGGGCGGACCGGATCGCCCCGCAGCTCGGCGGCCCGATCCGCTACGGCGGCCATCTCGACGGCCGGGCGCTCGCCGCCGAGATCGGCCGCGCCTCGGTCTTCCTGTTCACCCCGTGCTGGGACGAGCCGTTCGGTCTGGTGGCGATCGAGGCGATGGCTTGCGGCCTGCCGGTCGCGGGCTTCGCCATGGGCGCGGCCCGGGAGGTGGTCGGCGAGGCCGGATGCCTCGCGGCGGCCGGGGACGAGGCCGGGCTGGCCCGTGCGATCGGCACGGCGCTGGCCATCCCGCGCCCGATCCCGCAGGCCCGGGTCGCGCGCCTGTTCACCCGCGACCTCTGGCTCGACCGCTGCGAGGCGCTTTACGCGCAGGCGCGCGGCTAG
- a CDS encoding type II toxin-antitoxin system YafQ family toxin produces the protein MRTMERTGQFRRDYRREMKGRYRATRVADLSPVIDALMVDQTLDARYRDPTPVGNWRDHRDCHIKPDFVLLHRLPDAQSIKLVRLGSQAELGL, from the coding sequence ATGCGGACGATGGAACGCACCGGCCAGTTCAGGCGGGACTACAGGCGCGAGATGAAGGGGCGTTATCGCGCAACGCGGGTTGCAGATCTGTCGCCCGTAATCGATGCTTTGATGGTCGATCAGACGCTGGACGCCCGTTATCGCGATCCCACTCCGGTCGGCAACTGGCGCGATCATCGCGATTGCCACATCAAACCGGATTTCGTGCTGCTCCATCGCTTGCCGGATGCGCAGTCGATCAAGCTGGTTCGTCTCGGCTCACAGGCTGAACTCGGCCTTTGA
- a CDS encoding FAD-binding oxidoreductase, translating to MTPPSLSHDTLLSALRDGIGARHVLTEPEDLAPYLIESRKLFTGAALAVLRPGSTEEVAFAVRACTQAGLAVVPLGGNTGLTGGGVPQGGVVLSLERMARLRAVDPVDATITVEAGMILSEVQDAAERAGLLFPLSYASRGSARIGGGIATNAGGIAVLAYGNARDLVLGLEVVLADGRVWNGLRALRKDNAGYDLKQLFIGSEGTLGIVTAAVLKLFPRPRSTSVAFVGLDSSRAALDLFVFLRTRMDRDLTAFEYLPPFALEIVLRHVPGTVRPLSGDHGAYALIEVSSARPDADTRAELEAVLGEALESGSIADAAIGASGAQNAALWALREGVPEAQTREGASIKHDVSVPLSTLPAFLERASAACIAVMPGLRPCGFGHFGDGNIHFNLTQPAGLDRAAFLAEWGRFNRIVHDIVHELGGSIAAEHGVGLIKRDELAHYADPVGLDLMRRIKAALDPEDRMNPGKVIPNPDGAPPAKP from the coding sequence ATGACGCCCCCTTCCCTCTCCCACGATACGCTGCTCAGCGCCCTGCGCGACGGGATCGGCGCGCGCCACGTGCTCACGGAGCCCGAGGACCTCGCGCCCTACCTGATCGAGAGCCGCAAGCTGTTCACGGGCGCGGCGCTGGCCGTGCTGCGGCCCGGGAGCACCGAGGAGGTTGCGTTCGCAGTCCGCGCCTGCACCCAGGCCGGCCTCGCCGTGGTGCCGCTGGGCGGCAATACCGGGCTGACCGGGGGCGGCGTCCCGCAGGGCGGCGTGGTCCTGTCGCTGGAACGGATGGCGCGCCTGCGCGCGGTCGATCCGGTCGACGCCACGATCACGGTCGAGGCCGGGATGATCCTCTCGGAGGTTCAGGACGCCGCCGAGCGGGCCGGCCTGCTGTTCCCGCTCTCTTACGCGTCCCGGGGCTCCGCCCGGATCGGCGGGGGCATCGCCACCAATGCCGGCGGCATCGCCGTGCTGGCCTACGGCAACGCCCGGGACCTCGTCCTCGGGCTCGAGGTGGTTCTGGCCGACGGGCGGGTGTGGAACGGGCTGCGGGCGCTCCGGAAGGACAATGCCGGCTATGACCTGAAGCAGCTGTTCATCGGGTCCGAGGGCACGCTGGGGATCGTCACCGCGGCGGTGCTGAAGCTGTTCCCGCGTCCCCGCTCGACCAGCGTCGCCTTCGTCGGGCTGGACTCGTCCCGCGCCGCCCTCGACCTGTTCGTCTTCCTGCGCACGCGGATGGACCGCGACCTCACCGCCTTCGAGTACCTGCCGCCCTTCGCCCTGGAGATCGTGCTGCGGCACGTCCCGGGCACGGTCCGGCCGCTCTCGGGCGATCACGGCGCCTACGCGCTGATCGAGGTGTCGTCCGCGCGGCCCGACGCCGACACGCGGGCCGAACTCGAAGCCGTCCTCGGGGAGGCCCTGGAATCAGGATCGATCGCCGACGCGGCCATCGGGGCGAGCGGCGCCCAGAACGCCGCGCTCTGGGCCCTGCGCGAGGGCGTGCCGGAGGCGCAGACCCGGGAAGGCGCCTCGATCAAGCACGACGTTTCGGTGCCGCTCTCGACGCTGCCCGCGTTCCTGGAGCGGGCGAGCGCGGCCTGCATCGCGGTGATGCCGGGCCTGCGGCCCTGCGGCTTCGGCCATTTCGGCGACGGCAACATCCACTTCAACCTGACGCAGCCGGCCGGGCTGGATCGCGCCGCGTTCCTGGCGGAATGGGGCCGGTTCAACCGCATCGTGCATGACATCGTGCACGAACTCGGCGGCTCGATCGCGGCCGAGCATGGCGTCGGCCTGATCAAGCGCGACGAGCTGGCGCATTACGCCGACCCGGTCGGGCTCGACCTGATGCGCCGGATCAAGGCGGCGCTCGATCCCGAGGATCGGATGAACCCCGGAAAGGTGATCCCGAACCCCGACGGGGCACCGCCGGCAAAGCCCTAG
- a CDS encoding glycosyltransferase, whose protein sequence is MKKPIAFFVHHQGRGHANRTMAVAAEFARDRPVSVLTAGPHLFDGFSRDIEIVALPDMIGAAVPTARLYAEPTPQVMHCVPLGLAPMRRTMRTILDHLDAREVGLFVVDVSAEIALLARIASVPAVQIRMHGDRSDIGHVGAYEACVGMLAPFDARLEQADYPAALRAKTFYSGGLCTSLDRIPDRAEARAKLGLDPQREIVVAVTGGGGSGTPYAPLTVAARAEPDALWLTLGPTHREGHETDFANLRELGWVPSVTDYLAAADIVIASAGDNTVHEVARVGGRLIVMPEWRYFAEQTRKAEALVRLGAAVQAPAWPGDLQGWRDLLARARVLDGSVLHGLYAPDAAFRAADWLEGLTDALWLGAEEPGPLRVVATG, encoded by the coding sequence ATGAAGAAGCCGATTGCGTTCTTCGTCCACCACCAGGGACGGGGCCACGCCAACCGCACCATGGCGGTCGCCGCCGAATTTGCCCGTGACCGGCCGGTCTCAGTGCTGACCGCCGGCCCCCACCTCTTCGACGGTTTCTCCCGCGACATCGAGATCGTGGCCCTGCCCGACATGATCGGCGCCGCGGTGCCGACCGCGCGCCTCTACGCCGAGCCGACCCCGCAGGTGATGCATTGCGTGCCCCTGGGGCTCGCCCCGATGCGCCGGACCATGCGGACCATCCTCGATCATCTCGACGCGCGCGAGGTCGGCCTGTTCGTGGTCGACGTCTCGGCCGAAATCGCGTTGCTCGCCCGGATCGCCAGCGTGCCGGCGGTGCAGATCCGGATGCACGGCGACCGCTCCGATATCGGACATGTCGGCGCCTACGAGGCCTGCGTCGGGATGCTGGCGCCGTTCGACGCGCGGCTGGAGCAGGCGGACTACCCGGCGGCGCTGCGCGCCAAGACCTTCTACAGCGGCGGCCTGTGCACCAGCCTCGACCGGATTCCCGACCGGGCCGAGGCGCGGGCGAAGCTCGGCCTCGACCCGCAGCGCGAGATCGTCGTGGCCGTGACCGGCGGCGGCGGCAGCGGCACGCCTTACGCGCCGCTCACCGTGGCGGCGCGGGCCGAGCCCGACGCCCTGTGGCTGACCCTCGGGCCGACCCACCGCGAGGGTCACGAGACCGATTTCGCCAACCTGCGCGAACTCGGCTGGGTGCCCTCGGTCACCGACTATCTGGCGGCCGCCGACATCGTCATCGCGTCCGCGGGCGACAACACGGTCCACGAGGTCGCCCGGGTCGGCGGCCGCCTGATCGTGATGCCGGAATGGCGCTACTTCGCCGAGCAGACCCGCAAGGCCGAAGCCCTGGTCCGGCTCGGGGCCGCCGTCCAGGCTCCGGCCTGGCCGGGCGACCTCCAGGGCTGGCGCGACCTCCTGGCTCGTGCCCGCGTCCTCGACGGCTCCGTGCTGCACGGCCTCTACGCCCCGGACGCCGCATTCCGCGCCGCCGACTGGCTCGAAGGGCTCACCGACGCGCTTTGGCTGGGCGCCGAAGAGCCGGGTCCGCTTCGCGTCGTCGCGACCGGCTGA